AGAATGCGCACTCGGCCCTCGGACCGCCGTGCCCGTCGCGCGGCGATGCAGGCGCTGTCGTCGTCGCTGCCGTCGTCGACGACGAGAACGTCGATGCCGGGGGCCGTCGCGAGCAACGCGTCGAGGCAGTCGTCGAGGAATGCGGCGCCGCGAAAAACCGGCACGACCGCCGCAACGCGACCGGAACTGCCGGAGCGCGCTACAGTTTTTGTAGCGCTACAAAAATCGTAGCACGCCGCCGGATCCGCTTCGCGTGCTGTCGCGGTAGCGTCGGCGGGTTCGAGAACGCTCGCGTCCGAAGACGCCGTTGCGGCAGCGCTCGTCACGCGACTTGCGTCTCCCGCACCGCTGTCGCCGCGGTACGCGGCCGCGCGCCGCCGGATTCGGACACGAACCCTGCCGTCCACGCGGCAAGACCCGCGACCAACAACGGCGCAAGCAGCACGGCCTCGATCATCGCAGCGGCGCCCTCGCCTGCCTGCCACTGCGCAAGCCGCCAGAGCCTCCCGGGCAGAAGCAGCAGCGCCGCCACGCGACTGGCGGCGAACGCAGAGCCCGGCATCGCCACGCGCTTTCGCGCAATCGCGGCCGTGGCGCCGAGTCGAACCTGGTGCCGCATCATCCGGGCGACCCCGCGCGGATGCTCGTGCAGCGTCGAAGCGGTGTCGCTTCGCAGCACGGCAAGACCGAAGCTGCGAAGCACCTGCGAAAACACGAGGTCCTCCCCAGGCCAGAGGTCGGGGAATCCCGCGGCGCGGTCGAACGCGTCGGCGCGGCAGAGCAGCGTCGTCGACGGCGGGAGCCACGACGGCGGCGGCGGCCTCCTGGAGGCAGCTTCCTTGAATTCGAGGAGGTGACGGGCGCGCGCGATGGCCCCGCCGCAGCACGCTACCCTCGCGCTGAGCGCTGCAGCACCGCGACGGGCGAGCTCGCCTGCCATCGCCGCAGCGCCGCCGGCCTCGAGGCGGCAGTCGGCATCGACGAACAGCAACAGCTCGTCCGCAAGGCCATCACTTGCATGCGGGAGGCGGGCCCGCGCCGCGTCGCGCCCGCGGTTTCGCGCAGCGCCCGCCGTCATCGCGTGGTCACTCTCGACCAGCTCGACCTTCGCGTCGCGGTGCACCCACGCGCGCACGACAGCGGCGGTCGGATCGTCGCGGCTCGTGACGACGAGCACGCGCGAGACGAAATCGGCGTTGCCGAGGCGCAGCGCCTCGAGCGTGGCGCCGATGGTTTTTTCGCCGCGGCGGGCGGGAATGACGGCAACGCAGGCCATGGTGGGTATCCGTCGGATCGAGGAGGCGGATCAGCCCGCCGGTGCACGCGGCGGCCGCGCGGCCGCCATCCGTGCTGGCGGCCTCGAGGCCGCCATCAGTACTGGTCCTGGGTCACACGCAGGACTTCGCCGATCGTCGTCGTGCCGTCGGCCACTTTCCAGAATCCGTCCATGCGCAGCGTACGCATGCCGCGGCCGACGGCGTCCTGCTTGATGCGGTCGGCAGTGGCGCGCGAGACGATCAGGTTGCGGATCTGGTCGTCACAGCTCAGCAGCTCGTAGATGCCGCCGCGGCCGTGGTAGCCGGTGCCGGCGCACTCGCTGCAGCCGGCCGACTCGTAGACGACGACTGCCTTGGTGCCGCGCGGTCCGAGCTCGCGCAGGAACTCGGGAGATGCCTCGACGTGGTGACGGCAGCGTTCGCAGACGCGGCGCACGAGCCGCTGGGCCAGCACGCCGATCAGCGACGAGGCGAGCAGGTAGTCTTCGACGCCCATGTCGAGCAGGCGCGAGATCGCGCCTGCCGCATCGTTGGTGTGCAGCGTGGAGAACACGAGGTGGCCGGTCAGCGCGGCCTGGATCGCGATCTCGGCCGTCTCCGCGTCGCGGATCTCGCCGACCATGATGACGTCGGGGTCCTGGCGCACGATGGACCGGAGTCCGTTCGCGAACGTCAGGCCGATCTGCGATCGCACGTGGATCTGGTTGACGCCGCGAAGCTGGTACTCGACCGGATCCTCGATCGTGATGATCTTGAGCTCCGGCGAGTTGATCTTGTCGAGGCCGCCGTAAAGCGTCGTCGTCTTTCCGGACCCGGTCGGGCCGGTGACGAGAATCAGGCCGTGCGGCTGCGAGATCATGTGCGAGAAGTTGCCGAGGATGTCCTCCGGCATTCCGAGGCGCGAAAGATCGACGACGACGCTGGATCGGTCGAGGATACGAAGCACGACGCTCTCGCCGTACAGCGTCGGCAGGCTCGAGACGCGAAGATCGATCTCGCGCCCGACCAGGCGCAGCTTGATGCGCCCGTCCTGCGGCAGTCGCCGCTCGGCGATGTTGAGCTTGGCCATCAGCTTGATGCGCGAGATGATCGCGGCCGTAAGGTTGCGCGGCGGCGGATCCTGGTCGTGCAGCACGCCGTCGATGCGGTAGCGCACGCGCAGCTCGTTCTCGAACGGCTCGACGTGGATGTCCGAAGCGCGCTGCTCGACGGCACGCGACAGCGTCTGGTTGACGAGCCGGATGACGGGCGCCTCGCTGGCCATGTCGCGAAGGTGCTCGACGTCCTCCTCGTCCTGCGTGAGGATCTCGATGCTGCCGTTGTCGCCTTCCTCGCCGC
The sequence above is drawn from the Candidatus Binatia bacterium genome and encodes:
- the gspE gene encoding type II secretion system ATPase GspE encodes the protein MATQQSVDLVRPPEGPVVSSGLDEALLASGKVSPDDLRKVRRFSAEKGERIERMLVELGFLSEDDLLPILAAYHDMPMARASEIPAEPPSLEHVSVEFMRSLRVLPISVDNGVLRLAMADPGDTATIEVLEQVTGLAVQPVLVRPRELMERFEAIFGEGDGGEEGDNGSIEILTQDEEDVEHLRDMASEAPVIRLVNQTLSRAVEQRASDIHVEPFENELRVRYRIDGVLHDQDPPPRNLTAAIISRIKLMAKLNIAERRLPQDGRIKLRLVGREIDLRVSSLPTLYGESVVLRILDRSSVVVDLSRLGMPEDILGNFSHMISQPHGLILVTGPTGSGKTTTLYGGLDKINSPELKIITIEDPVEYQLRGVNQIHVRSQIGLTFANGLRSIVRQDPDVIMVGEIRDAETAEIAIQAALTGHLVFSTLHTNDAAGAISRLLDMGVEDYLLASSLIGVLAQRLVRRVCERCRHHVEASPEFLRELGPRGTKAVVVYESAGCSECAGTGYHGRGGIYELLSCDDQIRNLIVSRATADRIKQDAVGRGMRTLRMDGFWKVADGTTTIGEVLRVTQDQY
- a CDS encoding glycosyltransferase family A protein; this encodes MACVAVIPARRGEKTIGATLEALRLGNADFVSRVLVVTSRDDPTAAVVRAWVHRDAKVELVESDHAMTAGAARNRGRDAARARLPHASDGLADELLLFVDADCRLEAGGAAAMAGELARRGAAALSARVACCGGAIARARHLLEFKEAASRRPPPPSWLPPSTTLLCRADAFDRAAGFPDLWPGEDLVFSQVLRSFGLAVLRSDTASTLHEHPRGVARMMRHQVRLGATAAIARKRVAMPGSAFAASRVAALLLLPGRLWRLAQWQAGEGAAAMIEAVLLAPLLVAGLAAWTAGFVSESGGARPRTAATAVRETQVA